In Pseudonocardia sp. DSM 110487, the sequence GCCGGGGGAGTGGCCGGGGGTGTGCAGCACCCGCACCGCCACCCCGCCCGCGGTGAGCGTCTGGCCGTCGGTCAGCTCTGCGTCCGGCTTGCGGTCGGGGTGGGTCATCTCCCACAGCGGAGCCTCTGCGGGGTGCAGCAGGATGGGCGCGCCGAACCGGTCGGCGAGCGCGGGGGCCTGGTTGACGTGGTCGTCGTGGGCGTGGGTGCACACCACCGCGACGACCCGCCGGTCGCCAACGGCCGCGGCGATCGCGTCGGCGTCGTGCGCGGCGTCGACGACGAGCACCTCGCGCTCGTCGCCGACGATCCACACGTTGTTGTCGACGTCCCAGGTGCCGCCGTCGAGGGAGAACGTCCCGGACGTCACGACCCGGTCGATCGTCACAGGATCACCACCGACCGCAGGACCTCGCCCTTGTGCATCTTCTCGAACGCGGCCTCGACGCCGTCCAGCCCGATCGTCTCGCTGACGAACTTCTCCAGCGGCAGCCTGCCCTGCAGGTGCAGGTCGACGAGCATGGGGAAGTCGCGGGACGGCAGGCAGTCGCCGTACCAGGACGACTTGAGCGAGCCGCCGCGGCCGAACACGTCGATCAGGGGCAGGTCGACCATCATGTCGGGGGTGGGCACGCCGACGAGCACGACGGTGCCTGCGAGGTCGCGGGCGTAGAAGGCCTGCTTGTAGGTCTCGGGGCGGCCGACAGCCTCGACGACGACGTTCGCACCGTTGCCGTCGGTGAGGGCCTTCACCCCCTCGACGACGTCCTGCGAGCGCGAGTTGATGGTGTGGGTGGCGCCGAACTCCTTCGCCCAGGCCAGCTTCCGGTCGTCCACGTCGATCGCGATGATCGTGGACGCGCCGGCGAGCCGGGCGCCTGCGATCGCCGCGTCGCCCACGCCGCCGCAGCCGATCACGGCGATCGAGTCGCCGCGACCCACCTTCCCGGTGTTGATGGCCGCGCCGATGCCGGCCATGACCCCGCAGCCGAGCAGCCCCGCAACCTCCGGCTTGACCTCGGGGTTCACCTTCGTGCACTGCCCGGCGTGGACGAGGGTCTTCTCGACGAACGCGCCGATGCCGAGCGCGGGGGAGAGCTCCTGGCCGGACTCGAGGGTCATCTTCTGCGCGGCGTTGTGGGTGGAGAAGCAGTACCAGGGCTCGCCGCGGCGGCAGGCGCGGCACGTGCCGTCGACGGCGCGCCAGTTGAGGATGACGAAGTCCCCCGGCTCGACGTCCGTGACACCCTCGCCGACGGTCTCGACGACCCCCGCGGCCTCGTGCCCGAGCAGGAACGGGAACTCGTCGTTGATCCCGCCCTCGCGGTAGTGCAGGTCGGTGTGGCAGACCCCGCAGGCCTGCACCTTCACGACCGCCTCACCGGGCCCCGGGTCCGGCACGATCACCGTCTCCAGCGAGACCGGCTCACCCTTCTTGTGCGCGACGACCCCGCGGACCTGCTGCGGCATGACTATCCCTCACCTCGTTGTTCGGATGCGCTCATGCGCAGCCTGCCACGTGTGCGAAGCGGCGGTAGGTTCCAGACGTGCTCGTACGCGATGACATCGACGTCGAGGGCGTTCCGGTCGCGGTGCTGCGGATGGCGCACGGCCCGGTCAACGCGATGGACCTCGAGCTGTGCCAGGCGCTCGCTGAACGGTTCCGCGCGCTCGCGGCCGATCCGGCCCGTGTGGTGGTCGTCACCGGATCGGACCGCGCCTTCT encodes:
- a CDS encoding MBL fold metallo-hydrolase, yielding MTIDRVVTSGTFSLDGGTWDVDNNVWIVGDEREVLVVDAAHDADAIAAAVGDRRVVAVVCTHAHDDHVNQAPALADRFGAPILLHPAEAPLWEMTHPDRKPDAELTDGQTLTAGGVAVRVLHTPGHSPGSCCLYAPELGTLLSGDTLFQGGPGATGRSFSSFDTIIDSIRDRLLPLPGDTVVRTGHGDPTTIGAELPHLEEWIARGH
- a CDS encoding S-(hydroxymethyl)mycothiol dehydrogenase — its product is MPQQVRGVVAHKKGEPVSLETVIVPDPGPGEAVVKVQACGVCHTDLHYREGGINDEFPFLLGHEAAGVVETVGEGVTDVEPGDFVILNWRAVDGTCRACRRGEPWYCFSTHNAAQKMTLESGQELSPALGIGAFVEKTLVHAGQCTKVNPEVKPEVAGLLGCGVMAGIGAAINTGKVGRGDSIAVIGCGGVGDAAIAGARLAGASTIIAIDVDDRKLAWAKEFGATHTINSRSQDVVEGVKALTDGNGANVVVEAVGRPETYKQAFYARDLAGTVVLVGVPTPDMMVDLPLIDVFGRGGSLKSSWYGDCLPSRDFPMLVDLHLQGRLPLEKFVSETIGLDGVEAAFEKMHKGEVLRSVVIL